One genomic segment of Geoalkalibacter ferrihydriticus DSM 17813 includes these proteins:
- a CDS encoding flagellar protein FlaG: protein MKVEAVAAQQLFHQNPGQASVDPQANENRQVAAAAAETKPVEKKAEPQVDSVELLNRIKELTDDGAYSVRFEKNKDLNDVVVKLVDSKTGDVIRQIPAEELLGLNKQLKDLRAVMISKQG from the coding sequence ATGAAAGTCGAAGCTGTTGCAGCGCAACAACTCTTCCACCAGAATCCCGGCCAGGCCAGCGTTGATCCGCAGGCCAATGAAAACCGTCAGGTCGCGGCGGCTGCTGCCGAAACAAAACCTGTGGAAAAAAAGGCTGAGCCGCAGGTGGATTCCGTTGAACTGCTCAACCGCATCAAGGAGTTGACGGACGACGGCGCTTACAGTGTGCGCTTTGAGAAGAACAAAGATCTCAATGATGTGGTGGTCAAGCTGGTTGATTCTAAAACCGGCGACGTGATCCGCCAGATCCCGGCCGAGGAATTGCTGGGGCTCAACAAACAGTTAAAAGATCTGCGCGCGGTGATGATCAGTAAGCAGGGGTAG
- a CDS encoding flagellin: protein MALSINTNVASLNAQRNLGASQSSLGTAMQRLSSGMRINSAKDDAAGLAISNRMTSQVRGLNQAVRNANDGISLAQTAEGALQETTNLLQRMRELAVQSSNGTNTTEDQKSLDAEFQQLITEIDRIATDTSFNNQVLLAGGFSGASNAMVFQIGADAAQTIAVEIAGAGAGALSVNGLNVLTFSAAQSAITQIDSAIGTVDTSRGDLGAVQNRLESTIANLQNVSENVSAARSRILDADIAQETSSMTKYNILQQAGVSILAQANQAPQLALSLLG from the coding sequence ATGGCACTTTCAATTAACACTAACGTTGCTTCTCTCAATGCCCAGCGTAACCTCGGTGCTTCCCAGTCCAGTCTTGGTACTGCCATGCAGCGCCTCTCTTCCGGTATGCGCATCAACAGTGCGAAGGATGATGCCGCCGGTCTCGCTATCTCCAACCGCATGACCTCCCAGGTCCGGGGTTTGAACCAAGCAGTACGTAATGCTAACGACGGCATTTCTCTGGCGCAAACTGCTGAAGGTGCCTTGCAAGAGACTACTAATCTGCTACAGCGTATGCGCGAACTGGCGGTGCAGTCCTCCAACGGCACCAATACGACAGAAGATCAGAAGTCCCTGGATGCTGAATTTCAGCAGCTGATTACGGAGATCGACCGTATCGCGACGGACACCTCCTTTAACAACCAGGTTCTGCTTGCTGGTGGATTCTCTGGGGCATCCAACGCAATGGTATTCCAGATTGGTGCTGATGCAGCCCAGACGATTGCTGTCGAAATTGCTGGCGCGGGTGCAGGTGCGCTGTCCGTAAACGGACTCAATGTTCTTACTTTCAGCGCCGCCCAATCCGCCATCACTCAGATCGACAGCGCAATTGGAACTGTGGATACCAGCCGCGGCGACCTCGGTGCGGTGCAGAACCGTCTCGAATCGACCATCGCCAACCTGCAGAACGTTTCCGAAAACGTCTCGGCAGCACGCAGCCGGATTTTGGACGCCGACATCGCTCAGGAAACCTCAAGCATGACCAAGTACAACATCCTGCAGCAGGCCGGTGTTTCGATTCTTGCCCAGGCCAACCAGGCCCCGCAGCTTGCTCTGTCGCTGCTCGGCTAA
- a CDS encoding glycoside hydrolase family 57: MALSALKPGASDSMLHLFSFFHLNLAFSSLEEEARPEVIRRCYWPLLRLIREQHLPVGIEASGYTLEEIQLLAPEWVTELRELCREGLVEFIGSGYSQMIGPLVPAAVNRANQRIGLRVYEELLGFRPELVLVNEQAYSAGLVPIYREAGYRALIMEWDNPGSSRPGWNPDWRYLPQYACGADGSTLPVIWNKSIPFQKFQRYTHGEMELPEYLDFLGSRVGREERTFSLYGNDAEIFDFRPGRFKTEAVMSGENEWSRIAKLYEAVQADSRCRLIRPSQVLEFLDRSGAGNLLHLESAAQPVPVKKQAKYNVMRWALTGRDDLCLNTACWRLYEALAGDEGADESDWKELCYLWSSDFRTHITAKRWEGVQGRLETLQQRMATASRPVKSERVPALVDDILVCQNGAFLEIETPQQRLRLNCRRGLAVDGWWDKAQSDQPLIKTLPHGYFDDIHYGADFYTGHFVLEIPGQHKVTDLSPVTPEWNLTDDGVVVRAEIRTRLGPVEKEVRLLGSRKGFELIYHFRWPECPNGTLRLGHVTVNPELFQQDSLFYRTHNGGETREIFHIQGEPINHLAPVSALVSASHGLGVTGEVVGLGDYRTVLNVGVDKSSAALTGHIAYAPVDDRYFFRLVFSAMEMDDTSCHVASRTCFENRIVRLWIS, encoded by the coding sequence TTGGCACTGTCCGCATTGAAACCAGGAGCGTCTGACAGCATGTTGCATCTTTTCTCCTTCTTTCACCTCAATCTCGCCTTCTCTTCCCTCGAGGAGGAAGCACGCCCTGAGGTTATCCGCCGCTGCTATTGGCCGCTGTTGCGCCTGATCCGGGAGCAGCACCTGCCGGTGGGTATCGAGGCCTCGGGCTATACGTTGGAAGAGATCCAGCTGCTGGCTCCTGAGTGGGTGACGGAGCTGCGGGAGCTGTGTCGCGAAGGGTTGGTCGAATTCATCGGCAGCGGCTACTCACAAATGATCGGCCCGCTGGTGCCTGCGGCCGTCAATCGCGCCAACCAGCGCATCGGTCTGCGGGTCTATGAGGAATTGCTCGGGTTTCGGCCCGAACTGGTTTTGGTCAACGAGCAGGCCTACTCAGCCGGGCTGGTGCCGATTTATCGTGAGGCTGGTTACCGGGCGCTCATTATGGAATGGGACAACCCCGGCAGCTCCCGCCCAGGTTGGAACCCTGATTGGCGGTATTTGCCTCAGTATGCCTGTGGCGCCGACGGCTCCACGTTGCCGGTGATCTGGAACAAGTCGATTCCCTTTCAAAAGTTTCAGCGTTACACCCACGGCGAAATGGAATTGCCCGAATACCTGGATTTTCTCGGTAGTCGGGTGGGGCGCGAGGAACGTACTTTCTCGCTCTATGGCAATGACGCGGAAATATTCGATTTTCGGCCTGGACGGTTCAAGACGGAGGCGGTTATGAGCGGCGAAAACGAGTGGTCGCGTATCGCCAAGCTCTATGAGGCTGTTCAGGCTGATTCAAGATGCAGGCTGATTCGCCCTAGCCAGGTTCTCGAATTTCTTGATCGCTCCGGAGCTGGAAACCTGCTGCATTTGGAGTCGGCCGCTCAACCGGTACCGGTAAAAAAGCAGGCCAAATACAACGTCATGCGTTGGGCGTTGACCGGACGGGACGATCTTTGTCTTAACACCGCCTGTTGGCGTCTTTACGAGGCTCTGGCCGGTGACGAGGGCGCTGACGAATCCGACTGGAAAGAGCTCTGTTATCTGTGGAGCAGCGATTTTCGGACCCACATTACCGCCAAACGCTGGGAAGGGGTTCAGGGGCGGCTGGAGACCTTGCAACAGCGGATGGCGACGGCTTCCAGACCAGTGAAAAGTGAACGGGTACCAGCGCTGGTCGACGATATCCTCGTGTGTCAAAATGGGGCGTTTCTCGAAATTGAAACCCCGCAGCAGCGGCTTCGCCTCAACTGCCGTCGCGGGCTGGCCGTAGACGGGTGGTGGGACAAGGCACAGTCCGATCAGCCGCTGATCAAGACACTTCCCCATGGATATTTCGATGATATTCATTACGGTGCAGACTTCTATACTGGGCATTTTGTGCTGGAAATCCCCGGGCAGCACAAGGTGACAGACCTTTCTCCTGTCACTCCGGAGTGGAATTTAACGGATGATGGCGTGGTTGTCCGTGCGGAAATTAGAACCAGGCTTGGACCCGTTGAAAAAGAGGTGCGTCTGTTAGGTAGTCGAAAAGGCTTTGAGCTGATTTATCATTTCAGATGGCCCGAGTGTCCCAACGGCACCCTTAGGCTGGGCCATGTGACAGTGAACCCGGAGTTGTTTCAGCAGGACAGTCTTTTTTATCGAACCCACAACGGCGGTGAGACGCGTGAAATTTTTCATATTCAAGGTGAGCCAATCAACCACTTGGCACCAGTTTCCGCTCTGGTTTCAGCCAGCCACGGGTTGGGTGTGACCGGCGAAGTGGTGGGGCTTGGCGATTATCGGACTGTATTGAACGTGGGCGTTGATAAATCGTCCGCGGCGCTCACCGGACATATCGCTTATGCGCCTGTAGATGACCGTTATTTCTTTCGGCTGGTGTTTTCTGCGATGGAAATGGATGATACCTCCTGCCATGTAGCCTCCCGCACATGTTTTGAAAATCGTATAGTTAGGCTTTGGATTTCGTGA